A portion of the Simkania negevensis Z genome contains these proteins:
- the thrS gene encoding threonine--tRNA ligase has protein sequence MPKVKYEKDEIDLPDGATGKDLAEKLNLREPNQSIAIEINGTTTDLSHPLKEGDEVKLWHFDDPKGKEVFWHTSAHVLAQAVLRLWPNAQPTIGPPIENGFYYDFANLQISDEDFKNIETEIKKILSENLKPELHRFKDKAEALKEFGSNPYKKELIEGFEEGSPITAYRQGDFFDLCRGPHLPNLGKIKAFKVLKTSGAYWRGKSDNEMLTRIYGISFPDREELKQYLFMLEEAKKRDHRIIGAKLDLFSFKEEAPAMPFFHPNGMAIWDSLVTFWRDIHLKEGYQIIKTPQLLTKELWVTSGHWEHYRENMFTSQVSEEREFAIKPMNCPGCMLYYKTYSHSYREFPLRIAEFGHVHRHEPSGALNGLFRVQGFHQDDAHLFMKPDQIQGEILNVLKLVKQIYETFGLKYTFELSTRPESSIGTDEDWEVATQGLQKALDAAAVPYKINEGDGAFYGPKIDLHVHDALGRAWQCGTIQLDMALPERFDLEYKDADGSLKRPIMIHRAIFGSIERFLGILIEHFAGKFPLWMSPLPIRLIPVTDTHAPYAHEVAAKIREKGFSCDVDDSHESVGKKVRNAQIHQINYMLTVGDHEVANKTVALRTRDNVVHGEIQLDDFLKNIESEYKERRLTSPYQEGK, from the coding sequence ATGCCAAAAGTCAAATACGAAAAAGATGAAATCGATCTTCCGGATGGAGCTACTGGAAAGGACCTTGCAGAAAAACTAAATCTGCGTGAGCCTAACCAATCTATCGCCATTGAGATCAACGGAACTACAACCGACCTCTCTCATCCTCTTAAAGAGGGCGATGAAGTCAAGCTCTGGCACTTCGACGATCCTAAAGGAAAAGAAGTGTTCTGGCACACCTCTGCGCACGTTCTTGCTCAAGCAGTTTTGCGTCTTTGGCCTAACGCACAGCCAACCATTGGACCACCCATTGAAAACGGTTTTTATTACGACTTTGCCAATTTGCAAATATCCGATGAAGATTTCAAAAATATCGAAACGGAAATTAAAAAAATTCTCTCAGAAAATTTGAAGCCAGAACTGCACCGGTTCAAAGATAAAGCTGAAGCACTCAAAGAATTTGGCAGCAATCCTTACAAGAAAGAGCTGATCGAAGGATTCGAAGAAGGGAGTCCGATCACTGCTTATCGGCAAGGAGACTTTTTCGATCTTTGTCGCGGACCCCATTTGCCCAATTTAGGTAAAATTAAAGCATTTAAAGTTCTTAAAACATCTGGAGCTTACTGGCGCGGCAAAAGCGACAATGAAATGCTGACTCGTATTTATGGCATTTCTTTTCCCGATCGAGAAGAACTCAAACAGTACCTCTTCATGCTTGAAGAGGCTAAGAAACGGGACCACCGCATTATTGGAGCTAAACTCGATCTCTTTTCGTTTAAAGAAGAAGCTCCTGCAATGCCATTTTTTCATCCGAATGGGATGGCCATTTGGGATAGCCTCGTCACATTTTGGCGCGACATCCATTTAAAAGAAGGGTACCAAATCATCAAAACCCCACAGCTTCTCACAAAAGAGCTATGGGTCACCTCAGGGCACTGGGAGCACTATCGCGAAAACATGTTCACTTCCCAAGTTTCAGAAGAGCGCGAGTTTGCAATCAAGCCGATGAACTGCCCTGGCTGCATGCTCTATTATAAGACCTATTCTCATAGCTACCGCGAGTTTCCTCTTCGGATTGCTGAATTTGGACATGTCCATCGTCATGAGCCCTCTGGCGCATTGAATGGTCTATTTCGAGTTCAGGGTTTTCACCAAGACGACGCCCACCTCTTCATGAAACCCGATCAAATTCAAGGTGAAATCTTAAATGTCCTCAAACTTGTAAAGCAGATTTACGAAACGTTTGGGTTGAAATACACTTTCGAACTTTCCACAAGACCTGAAAGTTCGATTGGAACTGATGAAGATTGGGAAGTAGCAACGCAAGGCTTGCAAAAAGCGCTCGATGCCGCGGCAGTTCCTTACAAAATCAATGAAGGGGATGGCGCTTTTTACGGTCCCAAAATCGATCTCCATGTACACGATGCCTTGGGACGCGCTTGGCAATGTGGAACGATTCAGCTCGACATGGCGCTTCCTGAGCGTTTCGATTTAGAATACAAAGATGCCGACGGCTCACTCAAGCGACCAATCATGATTCACCGCGCTATTTTTGGTTCGATTGAGCGGTTCTTAGGAATCTTAATTGAACACTTTGCCGGAAAATTTCCCTTATGGATGAGCCCTCTGCCCATTCGTCTCATTCCCGTTACAGACACACATGCACCCTATGCACATGAAGTCGCAGCTAAAATACGAGAAAAAGGCTTTTCGTGTGATGTCGACGATTCGCATGAATCTGTTGGAAAAAAAGTGCGCAATGCGCAAATTCATCAAATCAATTACATGTTGACTGTTGGCGACCATGAAGTTGCCAATAAAACTGTAGCACTTAGAACACGAGACAATGTGGTCCACGGTGAAATCCAACTTGACGACTTTCTAAAAAACATCGAAAGCGAATATAAAGAGAGACGTCTAACATCACCTTACCAGGAAGGCAAATGA
- a CDS encoding ParA family protein: MNVISVCSFKGGTAKTSITLNLGAALAIKHGKRVLMIDFDAQANLTAGLGFDPDNHDSLASVLQDKKEVSEVIIESPIKNLDLIPADTWLERIEVTGNLASDRYSHEKLKKILENVNYDYVLIDTPPSLCWLTESALIAATHALVCATPEFYSIKGLQRLSYFMHYISERHPFDLLGVVLSFWNPRGKSNDGFISVVNETFPEKLLQTKIRRDIAVSEAAIHGKPVFEMRPSSRAAEDFTDLTNEVLALIPGETKAESTCLSSTPS; this comes from the coding sequence ATGAACGTCATTAGCGTCTGCAGTTTTAAAGGAGGAACCGCGAAAACCTCCATCACACTCAATCTCGGAGCCGCTCTAGCTATAAAGCATGGGAAACGTGTTCTGATGATTGACTTTGACGCACAAGCTAACTTAACAGCAGGGCTGGGCTTTGATCCAGACAATCACGATAGTTTAGCTTCTGTTTTGCAAGATAAAAAGGAAGTTTCAGAAGTCATCATTGAATCACCGATCAAAAACCTCGATCTGATTCCTGCCGACACTTGGCTCGAACGGATTGAAGTAACAGGTAACTTAGCATCTGACCGGTATTCACATGAAAAACTGAAGAAAATCCTAGAAAATGTCAACTATGACTACGTACTTATCGACACACCACCCTCTCTTTGTTGGCTTACCGAATCAGCGCTCATTGCTGCAACGCATGCGCTTGTTTGCGCCACACCAGAATTTTACAGCATTAAAGGATTGCAACGCCTCTCGTATTTCATGCATTACATTTCAGAGCGTCATCCGTTTGATCTTCTTGGTGTTGTTTTATCGTTTTGGAATCCACGTGGAAAAAGTAACGATGGATTTATCAGCGTCGTGAATGAAACGTTTCCTGAAAAACTGTTGCAGACAAAAATTAGAAGAGATATCGCTGTTTCTGAGGCTGCAATTCACGGGAAACCGGTTTTTGAGATGCGTCCAAGTAGCCGGGCTGCCGAAGACTTTACAGATTTGACAAATGAAGTGCTAGCACTCATACCAGGCGAAACAAAAGCGGAGTCTACATGTCTAAGTTCAACTCCCTCTTAA
- a CDS encoding CT583 family protein, giving the protein MSKFNSLLMGRFKTQKKDKMNELVERSQAGTLSSFAGVFQISPMSESEIATLETLLTKYKTDETNVAEDLKKLKAITSEVKAISNQAVILHGERIKRAQELFKKYQDGAFSAWLLKTYGNRQTPYNFLQYYELYSTMPQQTRSIIDEMPRQAIYSLSSRSIPQEEKMAFIEKYQGETKSELLERLRESFPLPPKDKRNSNKVKSATDLLKKALKTVQDNLFHPSSQEREEIQKILDEIQNSL; this is encoded by the coding sequence ATGTCTAAGTTCAACTCCCTCTTAATGGGGCGTTTCAAAACTCAAAAAAAAGACAAGATGAACGAACTTGTTGAACGTTCACAAGCGGGAACTCTCTCGAGTTTCGCTGGAGTTTTTCAAATTTCCCCCATGAGCGAATCGGAAATAGCAACTCTTGAAACACTTCTCACGAAATATAAAACTGACGAAACAAACGTTGCAGAAGATTTAAAAAAACTCAAAGCCATCACGTCTGAAGTAAAAGCAATTAGCAATCAAGCTGTCATCTTGCACGGAGAACGGATCAAGCGAGCACAAGAACTCTTCAAAAAGTACCAAGATGGAGCATTTAGTGCATGGCTCCTCAAAACCTATGGGAACCGGCAAACTCCTTACAACTTTTTGCAATACTACGAACTCTATTCTACCATGCCACAGCAAACACGCTCCATCATCGATGAAATGCCACGCCAAGCAATTTACAGCTTGTCAAGCCGCTCTATTCCCCAAGAAGAAAAGATGGCCTTCATTGAAAAATACCAAGGAGAAACGAAAAGCGAACTTTTAGAAAGATTACGCGAATCTTTTCCACTTCCTCCAAAAGACAAGCGAAACTCCAACAAAGTAAAATCTGCAACCGATTTGCTAAAAAAAGCACTGAAAACAGTGCAAGACAATCTCTTTCACCCTTCTTCGCAAGAGCGTGAAGAGATCCAAAAGATTTTAGATGAAATTCAAAACTCACTTTAA
- the purB gene encoding adenylosuccinate lyase: protein MNEYQSPLTVRYASSEMKIIFSPQHKYETWRKLWIALAEAQKELGLKITDEQIAELKKNISKIDFDAVRIFETESRHEVMAHIRAYGAVCPNAKGILHIGATSAYVMDNGDLIQMKEGLELLKGKLIYVIEKLNHLALKNVDTPCLGFTHFQPAQPTTVGKRVALWLQDFVTDFYDLFHLMGTFPFLGVKGATGSQVSYMALFENDQEKVVELDEKVTKKMGFQKAYYVSGQTFPRKQELRILNVLASLASSVHKCATDLRLLSHLNEFEEPFGESQVGSSAMPYKRNPIMAERACALARFVLSLWNNPAYTASLQWLERSLDDSANRRIAIPEAFLAADSLLNLMGNLIEGLKIFPSMMTAHLQEHLPYLAMEHVLAAAVLKGKDRGVVHEKLRQHAFEAGKHKREHGRPSDLLARMTADSEIGLSETELASLFKAEGLTGRSKQQVIEFLKLEVQPLLEQNLSLKPPTLGV from the coding sequence ATGAACGAATACCAATCTCCTTTGACAGTTCGTTATGCCAGTTCGGAGATGAAAATCATCTTTTCGCCTCAGCATAAATATGAAACATGGCGCAAACTTTGGATTGCACTTGCTGAAGCGCAAAAAGAACTGGGGTTAAAGATCACCGACGAGCAAATCGCAGAGCTCAAAAAAAATATCTCCAAGATTGATTTCGACGCAGTACGGATCTTTGAAACAGAGTCTCGCCATGAAGTGATGGCCCATATCCGCGCCTATGGGGCTGTTTGCCCAAACGCAAAAGGGATTCTCCACATCGGGGCCACTTCAGCCTATGTCATGGACAACGGCGATCTTATTCAAATGAAAGAAGGGCTTGAGCTGCTCAAAGGAAAACTCATTTACGTCATTGAAAAACTCAATCACCTCGCTTTAAAAAACGTCGACACACCTTGTTTGGGGTTCACTCATTTTCAACCAGCGCAACCCACAACCGTTGGTAAACGGGTCGCGCTATGGCTCCAAGACTTTGTCACCGATTTTTATGATCTTTTCCACCTCATGGGAACTTTTCCATTTCTTGGGGTGAAAGGAGCCACAGGTTCACAAGTGTCGTATATGGCCCTATTCGAAAATGACCAAGAGAAAGTCGTGGAACTCGATGAAAAAGTCACAAAGAAAATGGGTTTTCAAAAAGCCTACTATGTCAGTGGACAAACGTTTCCGCGCAAACAAGAGCTACGCATCTTAAACGTGCTAGCTTCTCTTGCATCCAGTGTTCACAAATGCGCCACTGACTTACGTCTTCTCTCGCATCTCAATGAATTTGAAGAGCCTTTTGGCGAGTCCCAAGTCGGTTCCTCTGCGATGCCGTACAAACGGAATCCCATCATGGCTGAGCGCGCTTGCGCTCTAGCTCGCTTTGTGCTCAGTTTGTGGAATAACCCAGCTTACACGGCCTCCTTACAGTGGCTTGAGCGCTCACTCGACGACTCAGCAAATAGACGGATCGCCATTCCTGAAGCCTTTCTAGCTGCTGATAGTCTGCTGAACTTAATGGGGAATCTCATTGAAGGACTCAAGATTTTTCCAAGCATGATGACCGCTCACTTACAGGAGCACCTCCCTTACCTTGCGATGGAACATGTCCTTGCTGCAGCTGTTCTCAAAGGAAAAGATCGAGGAGTGGTCCATGAAAAACTGCGCCAACATGCCTTTGAAGCTGGCAAACACAAACGGGAACATGGCAGACCTTCCGACTTACTCGCACGAATGACTGCTGACTCGGAAATTGGCCTCTCCGAAACTGAACTTGCTTCTCTTTTCAAAGCAGAAGGACTCACAGGCCGCTCAAAACAACAAGTGATTGAATTTTTAAAGCTTGAAGTGCAGCCTCTTTTAGAGCAAAACCTCTCTCTAAAACCCCCAACACTTGGAGTCTAA
- a CDS encoding type 11 methyltransferase, translating into MNPLIVSYYTAGTGYEVEVQNLIASCKKLDLQADIVPIPSRGSWDKNCCYKPEFLLEKLDEHQRPIVWVDADAIFLKNPTLFESLQCDIALRTYEELPLDHPSKVYTGTIYLSNNEMARTLLKRWKEESERMLREEKNEVWDQVSIKQALLGSNVDLFPLPDTYATIYDKQLTSIEEAVILHYQASRLFKKEVNNEVVPFWENGMFSQESRHKFSS; encoded by the coding sequence ATGAACCCGCTCATTGTCAGCTACTACACTGCAGGAACAGGTTATGAAGTGGAAGTGCAAAATCTCATTGCATCGTGCAAAAAGTTGGATTTACAAGCAGATATTGTTCCCATTCCATCAAGGGGAAGTTGGGATAAAAATTGTTGCTACAAGCCCGAGTTTCTCTTAGAAAAATTAGACGAGCACCAAAGACCTATTGTCTGGGTTGATGCTGATGCTATCTTTTTAAAAAACCCGACACTCTTTGAATCACTTCAGTGCGACATTGCCCTTCGAACCTACGAAGAGCTCCCGCTCGACCACCCGTCTAAAGTCTACACGGGAACGATTTACCTTTCCAATAATGAGATGGCTCGCACGTTACTCAAACGGTGGAAAGAAGAAAGTGAAAGGATGCTTCGGGAAGAAAAGAATGAGGTTTGGGATCAAGTCTCAATCAAGCAAGCCCTATTGGGATCTAACGTCGACCTTTTTCCCCTCCCAGATACCTACGCAACCATCTACGATAAGCAGCTCACCTCCATAGAAGAGGCTGTGATCCTGCACTATCAGGCCTCCCGACTTTTTAAAAAAGAAGTGAACAATGAAGTCGTTCCATTTTGGGAAAATGGGATGTTTTCTCAAGAGTCTCGCCATAAGTTCTCCTCATAA
- a CDS encoding MFS transporter — protein sequence MSLLRLIFTFSAPLSAVILMIFGSAFYTTFLSIFLESTGYSKEKIGIIQSAFFLGMFLGAFQMEKLIKRVGHIQALAVFGSLAASSTLLQGLIQTLPAWIILRFLFGLSLSALYIVIESWMLNHSTPKTRGVILSLYMISLYAAQSASQQMLSYIDIQSMTPFIITALFTALSIIPVGLSTTKLTLPSTHESIRFFQIIKASPFGVFGCIVSGLILSTLYSFLPLFSESKQISSANLMSITIAGGVLLQWPIGKLSDRFERRRTLLIVVAIAFVLSLLLYVYKQAPVEGILVIAFLIGGFVFTLYPLSITQVCDNIDHSHITTATAFLLIAYGLGSVIGPITSALTIKFLGIESIFLYFTALLGLLGLIGIYVTIRRPIVPLKEQTDFLPLLNGTPVAYEMDPRSEQS from the coding sequence ATGAGTTTATTAAGATTGATCTTCACATTTTCAGCCCCCTTATCGGCTGTCATCCTAATGATTTTCGGAAGCGCATTTTACACCACCTTTTTAAGTATTTTTTTGGAGAGCACAGGTTATTCGAAAGAAAAAATCGGCATCATCCAATCAGCTTTTTTTCTGGGAATGTTTTTGGGTGCATTTCAAATGGAAAAGTTGATTAAACGAGTAGGACACATTCAAGCTCTCGCTGTTTTCGGCAGCTTAGCTGCAAGCTCAACCCTTTTACAAGGGTTGATTCAAACCTTACCAGCATGGATCATTTTGCGATTTCTTTTTGGGTTATCTCTTTCCGCACTCTATATTGTGATCGAAAGCTGGATGCTCAATCACAGCACACCTAAAACACGTGGGGTTATTTTATCGCTGTACATGATTTCCTTATACGCAGCGCAATCGGCAAGCCAACAAATGCTTTCTTATATCGACATCCAGAGCATGACTCCCTTTATCATCACGGCCCTCTTTACTGCGCTTAGCATCATTCCTGTGGGCTTATCGACAACAAAATTGACTCTTCCCTCAACTCACGAATCCATTCGATTTTTTCAAATCATAAAAGCCTCACCTTTTGGCGTCTTTGGCTGCATCGTTTCTGGACTTATCTTAAGTACTCTTTACAGTTTTCTACCTCTTTTTTCAGAATCAAAGCAGATTTCAAGCGCTAACTTAATGTCGATTACAATTGCTGGAGGCGTTTTATTACAATGGCCGATTGGAAAGCTTTCTGATCGTTTTGAGCGTCGCAGAACTTTGCTCATCGTTGTTGCAATTGCCTTCGTACTTTCTCTACTTCTTTACGTTTACAAACAAGCTCCAGTAGAAGGCATTTTAGTGATTGCTTTTCTAATCGGTGGTTTTGTGTTTACCCTTTACCCACTAAGTATCACACAGGTCTGTGACAATATCGATCATTCGCATATCACAACGGCAACAGCTTTTCTTTTGATTGCCTACGGACTCGGTTCTGTTATTGGCCCGATCACTTCAGCTCTCACGATCAAATTTCTCGGAATCGAATCAATTTTTCTTTATTTTACAGCTCTTTTGGGGCTTTTAGGCTTAATTGGAATCTATGTGACAATCAGAAGACCTATTGTTCCTCTCAAAGAACAAACAGATTTTTTACCTTTACTCAATGGCACTCCAGTTGCTTATGAAATGGACCCAAGAAGTGAGCAGAGTTAA
- a CDS encoding metallophosphoesterase: MLSQIISMSGANWQTAAACIATNFCFQQLAGKVVKVEDNHTWKNDVIYDLVGFLFGTAFLYVIAKPLQNRFLIPINTQAIVPITLFYALVHLVATALFFQPTLIEKTKITDSTDKQPTKPELNNLHALVSYFDAKWDTEKKEYIGIKYDAERIKKHLNACTLAKHDPKCDYAVHHGFIEKKEVPKGSKVFVRADLHGDLKSLLENLKAMQREGLLDENFKCKPGTYMIFCGDYMDRGSYSMEIAEVLAVLQTENPDQVYLVRGNHEYLSTNYGFCGHNDKNFIQFITAHQADLEMFYRTMPLTVYLAEEGGEYVDFTHGLFELHVDPSEMLDCDVVNRIYIPKATHEFSKRVQELAAKGTPVKYTAFQHLIGCKDHEPSKTELAAKRIVDLKTTEFNRSIEDTTAYNWGDVVPGAPPKLDQMGYRKWHIRPEDVKDGLRMMGNARKVKLLFRGHQHRFQHGSYNGKVVVTTLPVGADTGYYQIAFGGQPDRAYILEIDPKVKNWKKQAFIRKSGETKVEITKPFEIFSEAI; the protein is encoded by the coding sequence ATGTTAAGTCAAATTATTTCTATGAGTGGGGCCAATTGGCAAACAGCTGCGGCTTGTATTGCCACAAATTTCTGCTTTCAGCAGCTAGCTGGGAAAGTTGTAAAGGTAGAAGATAACCACACATGGAAAAACGATGTTATTTATGACTTGGTAGGATTTCTTTTCGGGACTGCTTTTTTGTATGTGATTGCCAAACCTCTTCAAAATCGTTTTTTAATTCCGATTAATACACAAGCAATTGTCCCTATTACCCTTTTCTATGCGCTGGTTCATTTGGTTGCAACAGCTCTCTTCTTTCAACCAACACTCATTGAAAAGACTAAAATAACAGACTCCACAGACAAACAGCCTACAAAACCTGAGCTTAATAACTTGCATGCCCTTGTCAGCTACTTTGATGCGAAATGGGATACGGAGAAAAAAGAATACATTGGAATTAAATATGATGCCGAGAGAATCAAAAAACACCTCAACGCTTGCACCTTAGCAAAGCACGACCCTAAGTGTGACTACGCAGTCCACCATGGCTTCATCGAAAAGAAAGAAGTTCCGAAAGGATCAAAAGTCTTTGTCCGCGCCGATTTACACGGTGACTTAAAAAGCCTTCTTGAAAATCTCAAGGCAATGCAAAGAGAGGGGCTACTTGATGAAAACTTCAAGTGCAAACCCGGCACTTACATGATTTTCTGCGGTGACTATATGGACCGAGGAAGCTATAGCATGGAAATTGCTGAAGTCTTAGCTGTCCTTCAAACAGAAAACCCTGATCAAGTTTATCTTGTTCGTGGAAACCATGAATATCTCTCAACAAATTACGGCTTTTGTGGACACAATGATAAGAATTTCATCCAATTCATCACAGCCCATCAAGCCGACTTGGAAATGTTTTACCGCACAATGCCCCTCACTGTTTACCTTGCAGAAGAAGGAGGAGAATATGTCGACTTCACCCATGGTCTTTTTGAGCTCCATGTAGATCCTTCAGAAATGCTTGACTGTGACGTAGTAAATCGGATTTACATTCCAAAAGCAACTCATGAATTTTCTAAGCGTGTTCAAGAGCTCGCCGCCAAAGGAACTCCAGTAAAATATACTGCTTTCCAACATCTGATTGGGTGTAAAGACCATGAACCTTCAAAAACCGAGCTTGCCGCCAAACGAATCGTAGATTTGAAAACCACTGAGTTTAATCGCTCAATTGAAGACACTACGGCTTACAATTGGGGCGATGTGGTACCTGGCGCTCCGCCTAAATTAGACCAGATGGGATACAGAAAATGGCACATTCGTCCAGAAGATGTGAAAGATGGACTCCGCATGATGGGCAATGCACGTAAAGTGAAGCTTCTTTTTAGAGGTCACCAACATCGTTTTCAACATGGGTCATATAACGGCAAGGTTGTTGTCACGACACTTCCCGTTGGGGCTGATACAGGCTATTACCAAATAGCTTTTGGAGGACAGCCCGATCGCGCTTACATTCTTGAAATCGATCCAAAAGTCAAAAACTGGAAAAAACAAGCTTTCATTCGTAAGTCAGGTGAAACAAAGGTCGAAATTACTAAACCGTTTGAGATCTTTAGTGAGGCTATTTAA
- a CDS encoding small ribosomal subunit Rsm22 family protein produces the protein MELPEELLQAVERAIQLYGVRELTLAAKKLSDRYRRGLPSSFETDVDRLAYLCTRLPATYAVIRRVFQERETPLTSVVDFGAGLGTSLWALPESTSIHLIERDSGLIALGKSLSKGGTWEARDFTTLEEIPSAQVYLFSYSLTEIDPKLYPSLIEKFFQSVEEEIIIIEPGTPAGFQRILALRSLFLKLGAHLIAPCPHHASCPMEGGNWCHFSERLPRTPWHRLLKEGEKGYEDEKYSYLIVSKKPFENCQRKKRILRIPDKRRGHILFELCTEEGIQKKIISKKEKENYKTSKKLKWGDLL, from the coding sequence ATGGAACTCCCAGAAGAACTTTTACAGGCCGTAGAAAGGGCAATTCAACTCTATGGAGTAAGAGAGCTTACCCTTGCTGCAAAAAAGCTTTCAGACCGGTATAGACGTGGTCTACCAAGCTCTTTTGAAACCGATGTTGACCGATTAGCCTACTTGTGTACACGGCTCCCCGCAACTTATGCAGTAATAAGGCGCGTCTTTCAAGAAAGAGAGACTCCTCTAACCTCTGTTGTCGATTTTGGCGCAGGCCTTGGCACCTCTCTTTGGGCTTTACCAGAGTCCACTTCTATTCATCTCATTGAACGGGACTCTGGACTGATTGCACTTGGAAAATCACTCTCGAAGGGGGGAACTTGGGAAGCACGCGACTTTACAACACTGGAAGAAATTCCCTCTGCTCAAGTCTATCTTTTTTCCTACTCTCTCACAGAAATTGACCCGAAACTTTACCCCTCACTCATAGAAAAATTTTTTCAATCGGTAGAAGAGGAAATCATCATCATTGAGCCAGGCACCCCAGCTGGATTTCAGCGCATTTTGGCCCTTCGTAGCCTCTTTCTCAAGCTAGGAGCTCACCTCATAGCTCCTTGCCCTCATCACGCTTCTTGCCCTATGGAAGGGGGCAATTGGTGCCATTTTTCCGAGAGATTACCACGCACCCCTTGGCATCGCTTACTCAAGGAAGGAGAAAAAGGATACGAAGATGAAAAATATTCTTACCTCATCGTTTCCAAAAAACCTTTTGAAAACTGCCAAAGAAAAAAAAGAATTTTACGTATTCCGGATAAACGTCGAGGTCATATTTTATTTGAACTTTGCACTGAAGAAGGAATTCAAAAGAAGATTATTAGCAAAAAGGAAAAAGAAAATTATAAAACAAGTAAAAAACTTAAATGGGGTGATTTATTATAA
- a CDS encoding MFS transporter: MNKEAVKKQSSLFSIFLTFAVDNLGATIVFPIFAPLFLEPEKGLLGASVSLTYKTVMLGIFLGIFPFVQFFLAPVLGEYADHHGRKRALLLTTFLTFVGYVLSAWSIHHHSLFWIFISRVVMGVGAGNLSICLSSLSDLSPSPKKKVRYYSYGSAIAGLTFILGPFIGGKLSDPNVNPLFDSSFPMFIGGLLGLFNVLFILFGFSETIKSISKTRFDFVKGIHNIQMALHTPSIKNLYLIYFFYLFSWNIIFLFVPAFVVQEFHLSNSVIGDICAIMGICWIIGTGIIHRLLYKLFHPKWVLIFSLLIYACLVVFVPYPYHLRYFIVILGICTTLSGLVWPLCTGAISNAAPPEIQGKVLGLSQSMLSLTMMLSALIGGLFLHAHTLIPFVISAISTLVALIILLKTKIVYH, encoded by the coding sequence GTGAACAAAGAAGCAGTTAAAAAGCAGTCATCGCTCTTTTCAATTTTTTTAACATTTGCCGTTGATAACCTGGGCGCTACGATTGTTTTTCCCATTTTTGCCCCCCTCTTTTTAGAGCCTGAAAAAGGGCTTCTTGGAGCAAGTGTCTCGCTGACATATAAAACGGTAATGCTTGGCATTTTTTTGGGAATCTTTCCGTTTGTTCAATTTTTTCTCGCCCCCGTTTTGGGAGAATATGCGGATCACCATGGACGAAAGCGAGCCTTACTTCTCACTACATTTTTAACCTTCGTCGGGTATGTACTCAGTGCTTGGAGCATTCATCACCATTCGCTTTTTTGGATTTTTATTTCTCGTGTTGTGATGGGGGTTGGGGCAGGGAATCTCTCCATTTGTCTTTCATCTCTTTCTGATCTGAGCCCAAGCCCGAAAAAGAAAGTCAGGTACTACAGCTATGGCTCAGCGATTGCTGGCTTGACATTCATTTTAGGTCCTTTCATCGGAGGGAAATTATCTGATCCCAATGTGAACCCACTGTTTGATTCTTCTTTTCCGATGTTCATTGGAGGACTACTTGGCCTCTTCAACGTTCTTTTCATTCTATTTGGCTTTTCCGAAACGATCAAATCTATCAGCAAAACCCGTTTTGATTTTGTGAAAGGGATTCACAATATTCAAATGGCTTTGCACACTCCGTCGATAAAAAATCTCTATTTGATCTACTTTTTTTACCTCTTTTCATGGAACATCATCTTTCTTTTTGTTCCTGCTTTTGTTGTGCAAGAATTTCATTTATCCAACTCGGTGATTGGAGATATTTGCGCGATTATGGGCATCTGTTGGATCATCGGAACAGGGATTATTCACCGCCTTCTTTACAAACTTTTCCACCCAAAATGGGTGCTTATTTTTTCCTTGTTGATTTACGCATGCTTAGTTGTCTTCGTTCCTTATCCGTACCATCTCCGCTATTTCATCGTCATTTTAGGGATCTGTACCACTTTATCTGGACTTGTGTGGCCTCTTTGCACTGGGGCTATTTCAAATGCAGCGCCTCCAGAGATTCAAGGGAAAGTTTTAGGCCTCAGTCAATCGATGCTGTCACTTACCATGATGCTTTCAGCACTCATTGGTGGACTCTTCTTGCATGCACACACTCTCATTCCCTTTGTTATCTCTGCCATATCCACTTTGGTTGCGCTTATCATTCTCTTAAAGACCAAGATCGTATACCATTGA